ATCTCAAGCATCCCACCCGCCCTGAGCCCGTGTTGGGGACTACTCCCCGACCCCTATCCACTTTCTGtctttccacagtggctgcagatCAGACGCCAGCAGGTGAGGGATGAACTTCAACAGCTGCCTCCAGTCCCCTGAGGGCTCCTGACATttccttaatcccagccctttcTGGTCACCACCCAATTGGAGTGATGGGTACCGAGACTCTCCTTAACAGATTCCTGGTGTGCCCAGGGCACAGTCCTCGGGGTTCTGTGACTCCCCAGCCTCTCTTATCTCCCCCTTCTCATTTTACTCCCTAACCCCCCCAAATCTACCCACTCTCTGgcacctgggggaggggagaggggtgcCCTGTGGGCAAAGAGACCGGTCTCAGCTGCCTGCTTGTCTGGCCTCTAACCCCCAGGTTCCTGCTCAGGATGTGGGCCTCTGTCCCTGCCGCTCCTGGCAGGCCTGGTGGCTGCAGATGCGGTCTTGTCACTCATAATCGTGGGGGTGGTGTTTGTATGCATGCGCCCACACAGCGGGCCTGCCCAAGGTGAGCAAACACTGGGGCGGGGCCTGGAGAGTGGGTAGCAGTCCCTCGGGAAGAAGGGGGTCCCACAAAGGCGGTCCCCGGGGAAGCCCTGGAGGAGGTGCTTGGGAAACCCTGGGGGAGGTATCTGGGGAACCCCTGAGGAAGCCCCCGAGGCAGGGGGTCTCCCAGGAAGGTGATGTGGGTGGTCATGCTTCATGCTCTCTCTACCCCATCCACCAGAAGATAGTCGAGTCTACATCAACATGCCTGGCCGAAGCTGACCTCTGCAACTTCTGGCTCTCCCGTCCTGGATCACGAGGGGGTGCCTGGGAACACACTCCTACCGGACTGGAATAAAGCAATTCAAATGCCTCTCGTCTTGTTCTTCCCGAAGTCTGCCGTCTAACCAGGTAGCTGTTTCCCGATTTAGAGCATTCTTGGGGCCCCACTGTTACCCTCATAAGTAGCATAATTGATTCACGGTTTTTGCTCCGTCATTTATTTGTGGACAGAAGTGGGGAGAGATCAGACATCTCGGGGGGAGCACTCTGTGGATCTGTATCCCAGGGAGGGCATGTTGAGTAGGCATCAGGAATGGCTGGATCCAGGCATCAGGTTGCTGGTCGGCATAGTGTGGGCTCATCTGTAATACTGCCTCTGTGTGTTGAGGTCGCTGTAGACGTCTGGCCTCTGGCCCTGAAGCTCCTAAAAAGACAGAGGCCATCATTGGAGGGGCCCCAGCAAGCCAAAGAAATCTAGCCTCCTAATGACCTTCAAGGTCCCTGGCAGCTTCTTCAAACTTAAAATCATGACAGAGATCCAGATTTTATTCAAATGCCCGCAGTTCCCCACTTCTCGGCATGACATTAAGTCCCAGCCTCAAGGCCTTTACACTTGCAATTCCCTCTGCCCGGGCAGCCAGCTCCCTAGATTGTCAGCCTCCTTCTCACCCTTTCAAAAGCTTGGATATTTCTCGGCTTCCCCGTCTTTAGTTTTGTTCTCAACCCCACCATTACCACATTAGCTGGTTTTATTCTCTTCATAATATCACCCCCAAATGCTTCATTTCAGTCTCTCCAGTTAGGATGCTTGTGCTGACCCATGTAGGTCTCAACCAagccactaaataaataaacaaataaaccaggCTGACATTGGCCCTAAAATTTCCTGGCTCTGAGGCACTGGACAGCCTCCTCAGTCTTCTGAGCCTCGAGTGGTCAAacttgaggtttgtttttttgttttgtttgtttgtttttccgacacatgatttctctgtgtagccctggctgtcctgaaactctctgtagaccaggctggcctcaaactcacagagatccgcctggctctgcctcccaagtgctgggattaaaggcgtgcgccaccactgctgggcatcAAACTGAAGAATCTTACTCTTTGCAAAGAAAACTTTTCTCCAGCAGGGAGGCCTGTGGGTAGAGCTGCCTGCAGGGGTAAGGCGACttccagagaagggaggagaaggcacTCACTGGTCTGTGGCTCCAGGGCCAGACTCTGAAAGCCTGTGCCAGAGACCAGTCTGGGTGTGTGCTTCTCCAGAGTTTCCTAACCCCTCACTCCTAGCCCCGAGGTTAGGGAGGAGCCCTGA
The nucleotide sequence above comes from Peromyscus maniculatus bairdii isolate BWxNUB_F1_BW_parent chromosome 1, HU_Pman_BW_mat_3.1, whole genome shotgun sequence. Encoded proteins:
- the Hcst gene encoding hematopoietic cell signal transducer isoform X1; its protein translation is MWGSGRGSVDGRGVPTVLSTEKRTSQDHSLWPDPFRPRPAMTPPGHLLFLLLLPVWSLDLKHPTRPEPVLGTTPRPLSTFCLSTVAADQTPAGSCSGCGPLSLPLLAGLVAADAVLSLIIVGVVFVCMRPHSGPAQDSRVYINMPGRS
- the Hcst gene encoding hematopoietic cell signal transducer isoform X4, with the translated sequence MWGSGRGSVDGRGVPTVLSTEKRTSQDHSLWPDPFRPRPAMTPPGHLLFLLLLPVWSLDLKHPTRPEPVLGTTPRPLSTFCLSTVAADQTPAGSCSGCGPLSLPLLAGLVAADAVLSLIIVGVVFVCMRPHSGPAQEDSRVYINMPGRS
- the Hcst gene encoding hematopoietic cell signal transducer isoform X3, with the protein product MWGSGRGSVDGRGVPTVLSTEKRTSQDHSLWPDPFRPRPAMTPPGHLLFLLLLPVAADQTPAGSCSGCGPLSLPLLAGLVAADAVLSLIIVGVVFVCMRPHSGPAQDSRVYINMPGRS
- the Hcst gene encoding hematopoietic cell signal transducer isoform X2, whose protein sequence is MWGSGRGSVDGRGVPTVLSTEKRTSQDHSLWPDPFRPRPAMTPPGHLLFLLLLPVAADQTPAGSCSGCGPLSLPLLAGLVAADAVLSLIIVGVVFVCMRPHSGPAQEDSRVYINMPGRS